The following coding sequences are from one bacterium window:
- a CDS encoding DUF448 domain-containing protein, which yields MTRRPSPVRTCTGCSERKEKGEMVRIVADPTGQVIPDLKGNLPSRGAYVCPDRGCIDKAARGRLWASLKVPAGKEGPDRIRSAVAQGYHRRVLSLLGQAKKSGRFVSGTTLVEGELRRRPDKEWFGLVAADASGDISEKVQKRFMAASVPFRVAMSKMELGDALGKSPRSAVLVKDAGISAAIDESLDRYYRVLNQGGSDK from the coding sequence GTGACCCGGCGTCCGAGTCCCGTCAGGACCTGCACCGGCTGCAGTGAGCGGAAAGAAAAAGGGGAAATGGTCCGTATCGTGGCCGACCCGACGGGACAGGTGATCCCTGATCTCAAGGGAAATCTCCCCTCGAGGGGCGCTTATGTGTGTCCGGATCGCGGCTGCATCGACAAGGCGGCCCGTGGCAGGCTCTGGGCCTCCCTGAAGGTTCCGGCCGGAAAAGAGGGCCCGGATCGGATCCGCAGTGCCGTTGCCCAGGGGTACCATCGCAGGGTGCTTTCCCTGCTGGGACAGGCGAAAAAGAGCGGACGGTTCGTTTCCGGGACGACCCTCGTCGAAGGGGAGTTGAGAAGACGGCCGGATAAAGAGTGGTTCGGACTTGTGGCTGCCGACGCCTCGGGGGACATCTCGGAGAAGGTCCAGAAAAGATTTATGGCGGCATCGGTGCCCTTTCGTGTCGCCATGAGCAAGATGGAACTTGGTGACGCTCTTGGGAAGAGCCCCAGAAGCGCTGTCCTCGTCAAGGACGCCGGTATTTCCGCGGCGATAGACGAATCTTTGGACCGCTATTACAGGGTTTTGAATCAGGGAGGTTCAGATAAATGA